One stretch of Novosphingobium pentaromativorans US6-1 DNA includes these proteins:
- a CDS encoding Do family serine endopeptidase, translating to MVSNTVEMEESKDVKPVRYAYGLTTALLLGGATLSLATGYPAGAQVAQNEAGQMAHVVPRGGAPASFADLTEQLAPAVVNISTRQRIQVQQNNNPFAGTPFEGLFGGGGGASPQTREAQSLGSGFIISADGYIVTNNHVITAEGRGEVESITVTTPDGEEYPAKLIGKDAASDLAVLKVERSKPFPFVKFGDSSHARVGDWIIAIGNPFGLGGTVTSGIISAVYRNTGGGGAYDRYLQTDAAINRGNSGGPMFDMNGQVIGINNAIFSPTGGSVGIGFAIPAETAAPIVQKLIKGEAIERGYLGVRIQPLNDDLAESLGLERNKGEFIQSLEPGGAADKAGIKAGDVVVKVGGKEVTKEQTLSYLVANTEPGSRVPVEVIRNGRRMTLNATVAKRPSEDELQQSFSSDDDQQNADPFNNPPKQQEQGYIEKSIGLSVTPLTPQIARQLGASDSVKGLVIVAVDPSSDAGQKGFARGFILLQANGQDVSTQADLESAIRAAKADGRSAILLRVQPRGQPSAFVPVRIR from the coding sequence AGCCGGCCAGATGGCCCATGTTGTCCCTCGGGGCGGCGCTCCGGCCAGTTTCGCTGACCTGACCGAACAGTTGGCACCGGCCGTGGTCAATATCTCGACCCGCCAGCGGATCCAGGTGCAGCAAAACAACAACCCGTTCGCCGGAACCCCTTTCGAGGGCCTGTTCGGTGGCGGTGGCGGCGCCAGCCCGCAAACGCGTGAGGCACAATCGCTCGGCTCGGGCTTCATCATCAGCGCCGACGGTTACATCGTCACCAACAACCACGTCATCACCGCCGAAGGGCGCGGCGAGGTGGAATCGATTACGGTGACCACCCCCGACGGCGAGGAATATCCCGCCAAGCTGATCGGCAAGGACGCCGCCTCGGACCTCGCCGTCCTGAAGGTCGAGCGTTCCAAGCCCTTCCCCTTCGTGAAGTTCGGCGATTCCTCGCACGCCCGCGTCGGTGACTGGATCATCGCCATCGGCAATCCGTTCGGCCTCGGCGGTACGGTGACCTCGGGCATCATCTCGGCGGTCTACCGCAACACCGGCGGCGGCGGCGCCTACGACCGCTACCTGCAGACCGACGCGGCGATCAACCGCGGCAACTCGGGCGGCCCGATGTTCGACATGAACGGACAGGTCATCGGCATCAACAACGCGATCTTCTCGCCCACCGGCGGCAGTGTCGGCATCGGCTTCGCCATCCCGGCGGAAACCGCTGCCCCGATCGTGCAGAAGCTGATCAAGGGCGAAGCGATCGAGCGCGGCTACCTGGGCGTGCGCATCCAGCCGCTCAACGACGACCTTGCCGAATCGCTCGGACTTGAGCGCAACAAGGGTGAGTTCATCCAGTCGCTCGAACCCGGCGGCGCGGCGGACAAGGCCGGCATCAAGGCCGGTGACGTCGTCGTCAAGGTCGGCGGCAAGGAAGTCACCAAGGAGCAGACGCTGTCCTACCTGGTGGCGAACACCGAACCGGGCAGCCGCGTGCCGGTGGAAGTGATCCGCAACGGCCGCAGGATGACCCTCAACGCCACGGTCGCAAAGCGCCCCAGCGAAGACGAACTGCAGCAGAGCTTCAGCTCCGACGACGACCAGCAGAACGCCGATCCCTTCAACAACCCGCCCAAGCAGCAGGAGCAGGGCTACATCGAGAAGTCGATCGGCCTCTCGGTCACCCCGCTCACGCCGCAGATCGCGCGCCAGCTCGGTGCGTCGGACAGCGTGAAGGGCCTCGTGATCGTCGCCGTCGATCCCAGCTCGGACGCCGGCCAGAAGGGCTTCGCCCGCGGTTTCATCCTGCTCCAGGCCAATGGGCAGGACGTGAGCACGCAAGCCGACCTCGAAAGCGCCATCCGCGCCGCCAAGGCAGACGGGCGTTCGGCCATCCTGCTGCGCGTGCAGCCGCGCGGCCAGCCTTCCGCCTTCGTGCCCGTCCGCATCCGCTGA
- a CDS encoding transglycosylase domain-containing protein has translation MAKNTGRRRTSGGPSSKPTRKSLWFRAIRSLMIWGLALALLGGLFLAAAVTFTMRELPDFSALKSSQNGQMIVVRARDGSELVSLGPSYGKWLGYDQIPQIMKDAMISVEDRRFRDHYGVDPIGIVRSVMVRYEAGRWKQGASTITQQLARNIFLNNARTFGRKAREMVLALALERKFSKDQILELYLNKVYFGGGAYGIDAASRKFFGHPATELSTGEAAIIAGLVKAPSNYSPTADVQASIARGNVVLGTMADNGVITQSEADGTDLTKVKLAKEKGQNSVRYFTDWALPQLDMLLPETNEPIEVWTTLDPRMQEAATAAIIANAPKGAQGALVSLDNDGAVLALVGGTDYINSNYNRATSAERQPGSAWKLFVYLAALEAGYTPSDPVVDEPVTIDGWSPHNSGRKYAGQIDIRSAFAYSKNTIAAQLGNEVGFGTVASMARRFGITTPINTQPAMVLGTSEVRLIDMTRAFAAVSAGGTSVEPYGITKVTTTDGEVLYQHKSVRGQVLVPHYVAAGITDLLQSAVATGTGRAAQIGRPVAGKTGTTSSNKDGWFLGFSSGVTTGVWMGRDDAKAVPGLSGGHAPARAFADFMKVAVAKRPVEEFDTKLQLPEWQLEPDDEYLQGNPDDYYYVDENGNLVHPGSGSGDDAPIYEDGTMGPGPGPGAAMVPDYGNPPAANDDFLDRATGRAPANDPGLRPGQGLAPKIVTPPAPGATRTPAPAATRTPTPVPNY, from the coding sequence ATGGCCAAGAATACCGGCCGGCGCCGCACATCGGGCGGCCCTTCCTCCAAGCCGACCAGGAAATCGCTCTGGTTCCGCGCAATCCGCTCACTGATGATCTGGGGTCTTGCCCTGGCATTGCTGGGCGGCCTTTTCCTTGCCGCGGCCGTGACGTTTACCATGCGCGAACTGCCCGATTTCAGCGCGCTCAAGAGCAGCCAGAACGGGCAGATGATCGTCGTGCGCGCGCGCGACGGCAGCGAACTGGTCTCGCTCGGGCCGAGCTACGGCAAGTGGCTGGGCTACGACCAGATTCCGCAAATCATGAAGGACGCGATGATCTCGGTCGAGGATCGCCGCTTCCGCGATCACTACGGCGTCGATCCCATCGGCATCGTGCGCTCGGTCATGGTCCGCTATGAGGCCGGTCGCTGGAAGCAGGGCGCCTCCACGATCACCCAGCAGCTGGCGCGCAACATCTTCCTGAACAACGCCCGCACGTTCGGGCGCAAGGCGCGTGAGATGGTCCTGGCGCTGGCGCTGGAACGCAAGTTCAGCAAGGACCAGATCCTCGAGCTTTACCTGAACAAGGTCTATTTCGGTGGCGGCGCCTATGGCATCGACGCGGCGAGCCGCAAGTTCTTCGGTCATCCCGCGACCGAGCTTTCGACCGGAGAAGCGGCGATCATCGCCGGTCTGGTCAAGGCCCCGTCGAACTATTCGCCGACGGCCGACGTCCAGGCGTCCATCGCGCGCGGCAACGTCGTGCTCGGTACGATGGCCGACAACGGCGTCATTACCCAGAGCGAGGCGGACGGCACCGACCTCACCAAGGTCAAGCTCGCCAAGGAGAAGGGGCAGAACTCGGTTCGCTACTTCACCGACTGGGCGCTGCCCCAGCTCGACATGCTGCTGCCCGAGACCAACGAGCCGATCGAGGTCTGGACCACGCTCGACCCCAGGATGCAGGAAGCTGCGACCGCGGCGATCATCGCCAATGCACCCAAGGGCGCGCAGGGCGCGCTGGTCAGCCTCGACAACGACGGTGCGGTGCTGGCGCTGGTCGGCGGCACGGACTACATCAATTCGAACTACAACCGTGCAACCAGCGCGGAACGCCAGCCGGGGTCGGCCTGGAAGCTGTTCGTCTATCTCGCCGCGCTCGAGGCGGGCTACACGCCGAGCGATCCTGTGGTCGACGAGCCGGTGACGATCGACGGGTGGAGCCCGCATAATTCCGGCCGCAAGTATGCCGGGCAGATCGATATCCGCTCCGCCTTCGCCTATTCGAAGAACACCATCGCGGCGCAGCTTGGCAATGAGGTGGGCTTCGGCACCGTGGCCAGCATGGCCCGCCGCTTCGGCATCACCACGCCGATCAACACCCAGCCGGCCATGGTGCTGGGCACTTCGGAAGTGCGCCTGATCGACATGACCCGCGCCTTTGCCGCCGTCAGCGCTGGCGGCACTTCGGTGGAGCCTTATGGCATCACCAAGGTCACGACGACTGACGGCGAAGTACTCTACCAGCACAAGTCGGTGCGCGGGCAGGTTCTGGTGCCTCACTACGTTGCGGCCGGGATCACCGACCTCCTGCAGTCGGCCGTGGCCACCGGTACTGGACGGGCGGCGCAGATCGGCCGACCGGTTGCGGGCAAGACCGGCACGACAAGCTCGAACAAGGACGGCTGGTTCCTCGGCTTCTCGAGCGGCGTGACCACCGGCGTGTGGATGGGCCGCGACGATGCCAAGGCGGTTCCCGGGCTGTCGGGCGGCCACGCTCCGGCGCGTGCTTTCGCCGACTTCATGAAGGTTGCCGTCGCCAAGCGTCCCGTTGAGGAGTTCGACACCAAGCTGCAGCTGCCCGAGTGGCAGCTCGAGCCGGACGATGAGTACCTCCAGGGCAACCCGGACGACTACTACTACGTCGACGAGAACGGCAACCTGGTGCATCCGGGCAGCGGCTCGGGCGACGACGCGCCGATCTACGAGGATGGCACCATGGGACCGGGACCGGGCCCCGGCGCCGCTATGGTTCCCGATTACGGCAATCCGCCCGCCGCCAATGACGACTTCCTCGACCGAGCGACTGGCCGGGCCCCGGCCAATGATCCGGGTCTTCGGCCCGGACAGGGGCTTGCGCCCAAGATCGTTACCCCGCCCGCGCCGGGCGCAACCCGCACTCCGGCACCGGCCGCAACGCGCACGCCGACCCCCGTTCCCAACTACTGA